The following DNA comes from Cryobacterium psychrophilum.
CGATCGCCCCGGAGGCGTTCGAGAACCCGTGACCGTCGACGGCGGCGAGGGCCAGCCAGTCGTTCGCTGACCCTTCGGCAAAGGTCATGCCGAGCACGATCATGCCGATCAGGAGCAGCTTGCGGTCGCGCCACACCGTGAGGTTCTGTGCGAGGCGTTCGCGCCACGATCCGGCGGGCTCTGCCGGGGCGTCGTCGCCGAGGTCATGCCGCAGTGGCAAAAAGCGCACGGCGGCAACCACGGTGCCCAGTACCAGGATGGCGATGAACGCGAGATGCCAGAACACCGAGACGCGCAGAACGGATGCCACGGCCCCGCCGAGCGCGCCCATCACGGTGCCGAGGCTGAAGCACGCGTGCATCAGCGGCATGAGCGTTCGGCCCACCTCGCGTTCGGCGGCCGCTCCCTCCACGTTCATCATCACGTCGAGTGAACCTATGCCGAAGCCGAAAACGGCGAGGGCGCCGAAGACGAAGGGTGCGGAGGGGAACAGGCTGACGCCGGCGCCCATCAGCACGAGCCCGGCGGCGGCCAGTGACATGCTCAGCGTCATGGCGCGGCGGGCGCCCAGGCGGGCGAGGAGCCAGGCGGCGAGGATGAGGCCGATGACCGATCCGGCGGAGAGCCCGAAGATGAGCAGGCCTACCTGGGTCGTGTCGAGACCGAGGCGGTCCCGCACGGCGGGGATGCGGCTCATCCAGGACGCGAGGCCGAGTCCGTTGACAAAGAAGGTGGCGAACACGGCATTGCGCCACTGGAACAGGGCATGCCGGGCGGGGGACGGGGTGGGGCGAGCATTCACGGGACGCGGCACGTTGTCTCCTGAGGGAGGGAGTCGATCCAGGAGGACCGCCCATAAAGGCTATCGGGTTGGCGCGTTTGACGGGCCTGGCGGCACGGCTCGATTCGCGCCGCACTGTAGGTTAGATTAGCCTTACCTTAGTTCAGCAATTCACGTCCCGGGAGACCACATGCGCCTATCGATTCCGCTCGCCGCTTTTGCCGCAGGCATGACAGCCCTTGCCCTTGTTGGCTGCTCCACGACTGCCGAGATTGACAGCAGCGGCTCGGAAGCCGATGGCTCCGTCACGCTCTACTCCGGCCGCGATGAGACGCTCGTGCAACCGCTCATCGATCTCTTCGAAGAGCAGAGCGGCATCTCGGTCGAGGTGCGGTACGGCAACACGGCCGAGCTCGGCGCGCTGCTGCTGGAAGAGGGCGACCGCACCCCCGCCCAGGTCTTCCTCTCCCAGGACGCCGGAGCGCTCGGCGCCCTGAGCAACGCCGGGCTCTTCGCCACGCTCCCGGCCGAAACAACGGATGCCGTTCCGGCCGGGTTCACCTCCACCGACGACACGTGGGTGGGCGTCACCGGTCGTGCCCGCGTCATCGCCTACGACCAGCAGCAGCTGAGCGCCGAGGAGGTGCCGGCATCGGTCGACTCCTTCACCGAGCCGGAGTGGTCGGGTCGCGTCGGCATCGCGCCCACGAACGCGAGCTTCCAGGCCTTCGTCACGGCGTACCGCGTGCTGAACGGCGAAGACGCTGCCGATAAATGGGTGGCGGATCTCGCCGCGAACAAGCCGCAAATCTTCGACAACAACCGGGCCATCCTCGCCGCCGTCAACGAGGGCGTCGTCGACGTTGGCCTGATCAACCACTACTACTGGTTCGCCCAGGCGGCCGAGACCGGCGCCGAGAACATGCGCGCCCAACTCTCCTACCCCGAGGCCGGTGACGCCGGGTCGATCGTGAACGTCACGGGCGCCGGCGTGCTCACGGGCGCCGCAACGGACGCCGACGCTCTCGCGCTCGTCGACTTCCTCGTTTCGGCCGAGGCGCAGCAGTACTTCGTGGACGAGACCTTCGAATACCCGCTCCGTCCGGGCGTCGACGCCCCGGCCGGCCTGCCGGCCCTCGACTCGCTCGTGAACCCCGACCTCGACCTCGCCGACCTGGAATCGCTCGCCGAGACCCAGTCGCTGCTTGGCAAGCACGGCCTCATCTAACCCCGGTGCAAACGGCTGCGCGGGCTCGCTTCCTGGGCCCCGCCCTGCCCGATTGCGCGGTCGGAACGAGCGCCGCATGAGCGTGCTTGTTCCGGAACTTGAGCTGGTCGCGAAGCCGCCGCGCCCGCGCGGCGGCTACCGCTTCGGGGCGCCGGGCTGGCTGCTCGTGCTCGCCGCCGTGTGCGCCTCGGCCGCGGCCATTCCTCTCGTCTACCTCGTGGTGCGCACGAGCGAGGCCGGGCTCGCCGAGCTCCTCGACACCCTGCTGCGCCCCCGGGTGCTGCAGCTCACGCTCAACTCGGTACTGCTCGCCGCCGCGGTGACGGTGTCGTGCCTCACGCTCGGAATCGCGAGTGCCTGGGTGCTCACCCGCGTACGCCTGCCCGCTGG
Coding sequences within:
- a CDS encoding iron ABC transporter substrate-binding protein codes for the protein MRLSIPLAAFAAGMTALALVGCSTTAEIDSSGSEADGSVTLYSGRDETLVQPLIDLFEEQSGISVEVRYGNTAELGALLLEEGDRTPAQVFLSQDAGALGALSNAGLFATLPAETTDAVPAGFTSTDDTWVGVTGRARVIAYDQQQLSAEEVPASVDSFTEPEWSGRVGIAPTNASFQAFVTAYRVLNGEDAADKWVADLAANKPQIFDNNRAILAAVNEGVVDVGLINHYYWFAQAAETGAENMRAQLSYPEAGDAGSIVNVTGAGVLTGAATDADALALVDFLVSAEAQQYFVDETFEYPLRPGVDAPAGLPALDSLVNPDLDLADLESLAETQSLLGKHGLI
- a CDS encoding MFS transporter, which codes for MDRLPPSGDNVPRPVNARPTPSPARHALFQWRNAVFATFFVNGLGLASWMSRIPAVRDRLGLDTTQVGLLIFGLSAGSVIGLILAAWLLARLGARRAMTLSMSLAAAGLVLMGAGVSLFPSAPFVFGALAVFGFGIGSLDVMMNVEGAAAEREVGRTLMPLMHACFSLGTVMGALGGAVASVLRVSVFWHLAFIAILVLGTVVAAVRFLPLRHDLGDDAPAEPAGSWRERLAQNLTVWRDRKLLLIGMIVLGMTFAEGSANDWLALAAVDGHGFSNASGAIVFGVFVSAMTVGRVLGGPVLDRYGRVAVLRASAAVGIVGLILFILAPAAWLVYVGTVLWGLGASLGFPVGMSAAADDARNAAARVSAVAMIGYFAFLVGPPVLGLLGDAWGVLNALYVILALMVLAGLAAPAARPAASAARS